A genome region from Streptomyces pratensis includes the following:
- a CDS encoding PP2C family protein-serine/threonine phosphatase has protein sequence MGKRDVRRRGAAGNARSRRFVRALPAVMICAGAAFDLGTPAEVTAVPLFAAAPLIAAPFFSLASTVRIGVVAILVVLAIRISDGALAKVVPVTDLLTLVVVAALSLVINRVVRRGNEQLASARVIAETAMRAVLPTPEERIGGLLVAARYEAAQADEFVGGDLYAVADTPYGVRLVVGDVRGKGLDAVAAVAVVIGAFREAAEQEMSLEGVVQRLERALAREGSRRGGLDSMEGFVTAVLAEVPTGSDTLRVVNRGHPEPLVLHADGALDVLSPTVPALPLGMGLGAWPDRSDEWTLPAGAMFLAFTDGLSEARDAKGVFYDPAARLRGRLFPGPDELLSALTDDVRLHTGGRSTDDLALLAVGRPAQGQQGRRTTVKIVRRDSE, from the coding sequence GTGGGGAAGCGGGACGTTCGGCGACGGGGCGCTGCGGGGAACGCCCGTTCCCGGCGGTTCGTGCGCGCGCTGCCCGCGGTGATGATCTGTGCCGGGGCGGCCTTCGACCTGGGGACACCGGCCGAGGTCACCGCCGTACCGCTCTTCGCCGCCGCACCGCTGATCGCCGCCCCGTTCTTCTCGCTGGCCAGCACCGTCCGGATCGGGGTGGTCGCGATCCTCGTCGTACTCGCCATCCGGATCTCGGACGGCGCACTCGCGAAGGTCGTGCCCGTCACCGACCTGCTCACCCTGGTTGTCGTCGCCGCGCTGTCCCTCGTCATCAACCGCGTCGTGCGCCGCGGGAACGAGCAGCTGGCTTCGGCAAGGGTGATCGCGGAGACCGCGATGCGCGCGGTGCTTCCGACACCCGAGGAGCGGATCGGCGGGCTGCTGGTCGCGGCGCGGTACGAGGCGGCCCAGGCGGACGAGTTCGTCGGTGGCGACCTCTACGCCGTCGCGGACACTCCCTACGGGGTGCGCCTGGTCGTCGGGGACGTACGCGGCAAGGGGCTGGACGCCGTGGCGGCGGTGGCCGTCGTGATCGGGGCGTTCCGGGAGGCCGCCGAGCAGGAGATGTCGCTGGAGGGGGTGGTCCAGCGGCTGGAGCGGGCGCTGGCCCGTGAGGGCTCGCGGCGGGGCGGGCTCGATTCCATGGAGGGGTTCGTGACCGCGGTCCTCGCGGAGGTCCCGACCGGCTCGGACACGCTGCGGGTCGTCAACCGGGGCCACCCCGAGCCGCTGGTGCTGCACGCGGACGGGGCGCTGGACGTACTGTCGCCGACCGTGCCCGCGTTGCCGCTCGGGATGGGGCTGGGCGCGTGGCCGGACCGGTCCGACGAGTGGACGCTGCCGGCCGGTGCCATGTTCCTGGCGTTCACCGACGGTCTCTCCGAGGCGCGGGACGCGAAGGGAGTCTTCTACGACCCCGCGGCACGGCTGCGCGGCCGGCTCTTCCCGGGGCCCGACGAGCTGCTGTCCGCGCTCACCGATGACGTACGGCTGCACACCGGCGGCCGGTCCACGGACGACCTGGCGCTGCTCGCGGTCGGCCGTCCCGCGCAGGGGCAGCAGGGGCGGCGGACGACCGTGAAGATCGTGCGACGGGACAGTGAATGA